Proteins encoded together in one Gadus chalcogrammus isolate NIFS_2021 chromosome 18, NIFS_Gcha_1.0, whole genome shotgun sequence window:
- the rbp4 gene encoding retinol-binding protein 4: protein MLRWFVALCALAGCWAQDCQVANVQVMPNFDRSRYVGTWYAVAKKDPVGLFLRDNIVATFAIREDGTMTASAEGRVIILNNWELCAKMFATFEDTPDPAKFKMKYWGAATHLQTGDDLHWVIDTDYENYAVHYSCREIDYDGTCLDGYSFIFSRHPTGLRAEDQRIVTQKKMELCLLGKYRRVEHNGYCQIEPQA from the exons ATGCTGCGTTGGTTTGTAGCGTTGTGCGCGCTGGCCGGGTGCTGGGCGCAGGACTGTCAGGTGGCCAACGTCCAGGTCATGCCGAACTTTGACCGATCCCGG TACGTGGGAACTTGGTACGCCGTGGCCAAGAAGGACCCCGTGGGCCTGTTCCTCCGGGACAACATCGTGGCCACCTTCGCCATTAGGGAGGACGGCACAATGACCGCCAGTGCGGAAGGCCGAGTCATCATCCTCAA tAACTGGGAGCTGTGCGCTAAGATGTTCGCCACCTTCGAGGACACCCCCGACCCCGCCAAGTTCAAGATGAAGTACTGGGGCGCAGCCACCCACCTCCAGACCGGAG ATGACTTGCACTGGGTGATCGACACTGATTACGAAAACTACGCCGTCCACTACTCGTGCCGGGAGATCGACTACGACGGCACCTGCCTGGACGGATACTCCTTCATCTTCTCCCGCCACCCCACTGGCCTGCGGGCTGAGGACCAGCGCATCGTGACTCAGAAGAAGATGGAACTCTGTCTGCTTGGCAAATACAGACGCGTCGAGCACAACG GTTATTGCCAGATAGAACCGCAGGCGTAA